A genomic region of Micromonospora sp. NBRC 110009 contains the following coding sequences:
- the pdxT gene encoding pyridoxal 5'-phosphate synthase glutaminase subunit PdxT, whose protein sequence is MTAAIIGVLALQGDVREHVAALAGAGADARPVRRPAELDAVDGLVIPGGESTTMSKLADIFEMREPIDKRIAGGMPVYGSCAGMIMLASEVLDGRPDQRGFQGIEMTVRRNAFGRQVDSFEAPVEITGVEGGPFHAVFIRAPWVERVGDGVEVLGRVTGGPAAERIVAVRQGNLLATSFHPELTGDLRLHRYFVELVRAA, encoded by the coding sequence GTGACGGCAGCGATCATCGGTGTCCTCGCGCTCCAAGGGGACGTGCGCGAGCACGTCGCCGCCCTGGCCGGCGCCGGCGCGGACGCCCGCCCGGTGCGCCGCCCGGCCGAGCTGGACGCGGTCGACGGGCTGGTCATCCCCGGCGGCGAGTCCACCACCATGAGCAAGCTCGCGGACATCTTCGAGATGCGCGAGCCGATCGACAAGCGGATCGCCGGCGGCATGCCGGTCTACGGCTCCTGCGCGGGCATGATCATGCTGGCCTCGGAGGTGCTCGACGGCCGTCCGGACCAGCGCGGCTTCCAGGGCATCGAGATGACCGTGCGGCGCAACGCGTTCGGCCGGCAGGTCGACTCGTTCGAGGCGCCGGTGGAGATCACCGGGGTCGAGGGCGGGCCGTTCCATGCCGTCTTCATCCGCGCCCCCTGGGTCGAGCGGGTCGGTGACGGCGTCGAGGTGCTGGGCCGGGTCACCGGCGGCCCGGCCGCCGAGCGGATCGTCGCGGTCCGGCAGGGCAACCTGCTGGCCACCTCGTTCCACCCCGAACTCACCGGCGACCTGCGGCTGCACCGCTACTTCGTGGAGCTGGTCCGGGCCGCCTGA